The stretch of DNA TCTGAGCTGATGAGCCGGCCGGAAATGCTGAAAGCGGCGTATGCCTCCGTGAGGCCGTATGGAGGCATCTTATTGTGGCTGGGGGAGAAGGCTCCGGATGTGAGCGGACTGGAAAAGGCGCGGGTGGAGGCGGTGGACGGTCAGCAGCTTATTATTCGTGAAGGGGCGCTGCCAGGTGCAGCGGACTGGACACACCAGTATGGGGACATCGGTAATACGGTGAAGTCCAACGACAGCCGTGTGCGTGCTCCGCTGGGAGTACTCTGGTTTGGCGGAAGCTCCAATATGGATGTGCTGCCTCGGCATGGCCATGGTCCGCCTGAGCAGGTGGTGGGCGGCCGCCTGTACATCCAGGGGATGCACAGCTTCAGCGCACGGGATGTTTATACGGGCCGCGTGATCTGGCAGCATGACTTCAAGGACCTGGGCACCTTTGGCATCTATTATAACGAGACCTATGAGGACACGCCGCTGAGCACCGCGTATAACCAAAAGCATATTCCCGGGGCGAATGGCCGGGGCACCAACTATGCGGCGACGGAGGAGGCCGTCTATGTGGCGGTGCACGGGGAATGCCACATGCTGGATTCACGCACAGGTGAGCTGATGAAGAAAATCCCGATTCGTGAAGAAAAGGGAGATCCGGCGCAATGGGCCTTCATCGGAGTGCTGGAAGACCTGCTTATCGGCGGGGATGACTTTGCCCACTTCAGCTTGCAATTGGGCGGCGTAAAAAGCCGCACGCAGGCTCCCATTGAAGATTACTCCGCCAGCGCAGGCCTGGCGGTCTATGACCGGCATAGTGGCAAGCTGCTCTGGCGGGTAAAGGCCAAACACAGTTTTCTGCACAATGGCATCGTAGCAGGCAATGGGCGGATCTACTGCCTGGACAAGCTAACCACCCATGCCGAAGGCCTGCTCAAACGCCGCGGTCGTGACCTGCCGAAGGACTACCGAATTGTGGCGCTGGATGCCCGCACAGGCGAAACGCTCTGGGAGCAGGAAAAGGATCTCTTTGGCACCTGGCTGGGCTATTCCGCCGAGCATGACCTGCTGCTACAAGCCGGCGCCAAAGCCAGCGACCGCCTGTCCACAGAAGTGGGAGACGGCATGATCGCCTACCACGGAAAAAATGGCGCAGTAAGGTGGCAGGACCTTGAGCGGGAATATACCGGCCCCTGTATCCTGCATAATGAACTCATCCTGACGGGGGCGAATTCGTATAGCAAATCCGGCGGCGCCTTTAACCTGCTGACCGGAGAAGATCATTTGGTCAAAAATCCGCTCACAGGCAAAATGGAGCCGTGGCGGCTGAACCGCACGTATGGCTGCAACACGATCATCGCCAGCGAACATCTGCTGACGTATCGAAGCGGATCAGCCGGTTTTTATGATCTGGACAGCATGAGCGGGACGGCGAGCCTGGGCGGATTCAAGTCCGGCTGCACCTCCAATCTGGTGGTGGCCAACGGGGTGCTGAATGCGCCGGACTACACACGAACCTGCAGTTGCTCCTACCAGAACCAGACGTCACTGGCGCTGATTCACATGCCGGAGATGGAGATGTGGAGCTACAGCCAGTTTGGCCTGGATGGCGAGCAGGGCGACCGAATCCTGCGGGCAGGCATTAACTTTGGCGCGCCAGGCAACCGCCGCGATCCTGCGGGGACACTCTGGCTGGAGCATCCACATGTGGGGGATGGCAATGCACCGCAGATGGGAGTGGAAGGCGTGGACCGGGTGAAATGGTTCCGCAGGCACAGCTCACAAGTGACGGCGAAGGGCGAGGGGCAGACGTGGATCGCCGCCTCCGGCCTGATGGGAGAGGGCGAAATCGTCATCACGCCCTCCCTGCGGCGGCCGAAGCTGGTGAAACCGGTGAAATCGGTGAAGGACAAGGACGGCAACGAAATCCCTGCGCCACCAGTGATGCCGGAGGAACTGCTGAAGGTGGACTATCCGCCGAAAGCACACACAGTTAGGCTGCACTTCAGCGAGCCGGACGGGCTGGCCGCGGGAGGGCGCGTCTTTAGTGTGAAACTGCAGGGCAAGACAGTGCTGGAGAATTTTGACATCGCACGCGAGGCCGGTGAAGCAGGCGGCGTGATCGTGAAGGAATTCCCCGGGGTGAGCATGGGAGCAAACCTGAAAGTCACGCTGGCAGCAGCCAAAGGCAAAGCGCCTCCGGTGCTCTGCGGCGTGGAGTTTGTCGCTGAATGAAGCGGGTGTTGCACAAGATCCATTGCAAAATCTAATCGCCATCGGTTGCAAACATTGGCGCGCCCTCTAGCTTCGCCCACTGCAAGCGCGTCTCAATAGCACTTCGGCCATGCACGCTACCTCCACCCTTTCCAAACTCCCTGTCGGTCAGTCCGGCATCATTCAATCCATGCCTACGGGGAGGGCGGGGCTGACACGGCTGCGCGAACTGGGGCTGACACCGGGTGCCAAGGTGACGATGGTCAGGCGCGCGCCGCTGGGCGAGCCCATCGAGGTCACAGTGCGCGGATCCCACCTGGCGATGCGTAATCATGAGGCGGCTGACATTTCCATCACCCTGGCATGAGCGCTGAACTGCCCCTGCTGGCCATTGTCGGCAATCCCAACTCCGGAAAGACCACCGTCTTTAACCATCTGACGGGCCTTCGCCAAAAGGTGGGCAACTACCCTGGTGTGACGGTCGAAAAGAAGATGGGCGAGTGCTATAGCCAGCATGGCAAGAAGTTGCGGCTGATCGACCTGCCGGGGGCCTACAGCCTGAATGCCCGCAGCCCGGATGAGGCGGTGCTGAGAGATGTGCTGCTGGGCCGTCAAGCGGATACGCCCCGGCCTGACCGGGTGATTTTCATCGCCGATGCGGCCAATTTGGAGCGCAATCTGTACCTGCTTTCCCAAGTGCTGGAGCTGGGAATTCCGACGGTGCTGGTGCTGAACATGATAGACATCGCCAAGTCCAAGGATTGGCAGATTGACGTGAAGAAGCTGTCTGAGGAGCTGGGAGTGCCGGTGGTGCCGATGCAGGCGACGAGCGGGAGCGGCTACATCGAGCTGAAGGCGGCCATGAGCCGGGAGGACCTTCCCCTGCCCCGCTGGCAGTCCGCCCCGCTGCCGGAGGACATCCGCGCGGCGCTGGAGACGACGCGTGCCGGGCTTGTGCAGACCAAGGCGGTGCATGAAAAGACGACGCTGCTGGAGCCGCTGTACCTGCTTTCCGATCATGACCCGCTGCACGCAGGCATCCGCGATGCGCAACTGGGCCAGATTCAAAAAGGGCGGGAAACGCTGAATGCGGCGCACCCCGGCTGGGAGGACCAACTGGTGGCGGACCGGTATGCGCAGATCGAAAAGCTGACGCAACAGGTGCTGAAGCGGCCAGATAAGGAACTGCCGACGCTGACTCAAAAGCTGGATGCGTTTTTACTGCACCCTATTTTTGGCGGCGTGACGGTGCTGGCTTTTTTGATGTTCCTTTTCTATCTGATCTTCAAGGTGGCTGAGGGTCCGATGGACTGGATTGACACGGGTTTTGGCAACCTGGGAAGCTGGGTGAATGACATGATGCCGCCGGGGGATTTGAGGGACCTGATCGTCCAGGGGGCGATTGCAGGTGTAGGCGGGGTGGTCATCTTCCTGCCGCAGATTTTGATCCTTTTTTTCTTCATCGGGATCATGGAGGACACAGGTTACATGGCGCGGCTGGCCTTCATCCTGGACCGGATGATGAGCGTGGTTGGGCTGAACGGGAAGGCTTTTATCCCCTTCCTGAGTTCCTATGCCTGTGCGATTCCTGGCGTGATGGCGGCGAGGACCATTGAAAGCCCTAAGGACCGCCTTATCACCATCCTCATTGCGCCCCTGGCGAGCTGCTCGGCGCGTATCCCCGTGTATGTGCTGCTGATCAGCGCGTTTATGCCGGATACGGTGTCCAATCTGGCCAAGGCAGGGATCATGGTGGGGCTATACGCCTTGGGGACTTTTGGGGCTTTTTTCTTCGCCTGGGTGCTGAACAAGGGGATCATGCGAGGGGCTAATGCCCCGATGATTTTGGAAATGCCGTCGTATAAAATGCCGGCGCTGCGATCCATTTTGCTGCTGGTGTGGCAGCGGGCCCGGGTGTTCCTGGTGCGGGCGGGGACGATCATTTTCGGGATCTCGATCCTGATCTGGGCAGCCTCAACCTATCCGAAAAACGAGGCGCTGACGGAGCGTGCTGCCATGCTGGAGGAGCAGATCGCGGCCATGGAGGAAGCGGTCGGCGTGGATGAGCAGGATCAGGCCGGTAACATCAATCACTCCCTGGCCAAACCGGGGCCACGGGTGGATAAAGATTCCGACGAGGTAACTGAGATTCCTGAGAATCCTGAGCTGGTGAAAGCCCGCACGGAGCTGGCCTCCCTCAGTTCGCAGCATCTGGCGCAGAGTTTTGCGGGCCGGGCGGGGCACTTCATTGAGCCGGCGATTGCGCCGCTGGGTTATGACTGGAAGATCGGCATTGGCCTCATCGGCAGTTTTGCAGCCCGTGAGGTGTTTGTGAATACCATGTCCGTGGTCTATGCAGTGCAGGCGGAAGAGGATGATGACCTGATGCCGGTGAGGGACCGGATTCGCGAAGAGCGGAGACCTGACGGCACACCTGTTTTTACACCGCTCGTCTGCATCAGCCTGCTGGTGTTTTATGTGTTTGCCATGCAATGCGTGAGCACCATGGCGATTGTGAAACGGGAAACCGGAAGCTGGGGCTGGATGTGGTTCCAGCTCGGTTTCATGACCGGCACGGCCTACTTGCTGTCGCTGGCGGTTTACCAGATCGGCAGCGCGATGGGGTATTGACGGCAGTTTAATCCCCTGCCGCGGTTCACAAACGTATTATTCAAGATGATGAATGACTGGCAATCCTGGGCAGCCCCTGCGGTGGTGATCATCACGGCCGCGATCTTCCTTTTGCGTGTGGTTCGCGGACGCAAGAAAGGCGGTTGCGGGGGCGCTTGCGGATGCAAGCCGAAGATGAAGTAACGCGCGCGGGAAAAAATCCTGTCCCGCCGTCTCCCCGAGCCAAGGTTGCGGTGATTCTTAAACTTTTTCGAGCTTGATCGGATAGGTCTGGAAGGCGTTCCACTGGCAGACGATGAGGTCGCCATTTCCCAAGACGCAAACATCGTGGCCATGGTCAATGATGGGCTGGGCCTGCTGAAGCGGCTTGAGTTTCCCTTCCTCATAGGTCGGATTGGTGCCACCCGGGGCGCTGATAACCTGGCCTGCTGCATCCAGAATGACCGTGAAGCCGGAGGGATTCTGGGGAAGCTTGTTCCGCACCGGATCTACGGACCAGCAGACACCGGCATAAAGCTCCTGGCCGGAGATGACCGGACGACAGACTTTGCAGCCGGGCACTTCGATGGTTTCAATGTATTTGCCCTCCAGCGAGAAGCGGCGGAAACAATGGTCCGCGCGGGAAGTGACGAGCACGGTGGCCTTGTCATCACCCTGGCGGCGGTCAATCTCGATGCCGTGGGCGTTATTCAGCCGCTCCTGCTCCGGCACGCCTTCCTTGCCACCGAAGCGGGAGATGAACTTGCCTTTGTGGTCGTAGCGCAGGACAAAGTTGGACCCATAACCATCCACGACGTAAATGTCGCCATTGGGGGCGACGGCAGTTTCGGTGGGATTGAAAAACTGGTCCGGTTCATAGGCCCCCACGCTCATCGGGTGGCTCAGGCTAAAAATCTCCCGGCCAGCGAGGTCAATCTTCACCACACGTCCCGTCTGGCGATAACCGCTGCCTCCGCTTTTCCAAAGACCGCTGTCCGTGACGAAGAGAAACTCCTCCCCGTTTTCCCGGCTAAGGCTGAGCCCATGCCCGCCCGGCCAGGCGCTGCCCCAGGATTCCAGGATGGTGCCGTCAGGTTTGTAAACCAGCATTTGGTTATCCCAATGGTCGCCCACCATGAAGAGACGGCCATCCTTCACCTGCACCATTTCATGACAGTTCAGGATGGGGTGATGCCTCCCCTGCCCCGGCGTCACCCAGTCCTTGATGACTTTATAACGGTGGTCGCCATGACCAATGACGACATCCTTTTTGGGATCCGGTGCCGCGCGCAGGGTCTGGGTAAAAGTGGCAGCGGCAGCAGTGGTGAGCCCGGCGAGAAAATGGCGGCGTGTCTTCATGAATACAGATGTTTTAGCGGGCCAGGCAGCACATGGAAATGCTGATGTGATGGAGGATGCGACTTTAGGACAGAGTGGAACAACAAGGGTGTTTTGGAATTGGCAGTCGGATCAAAAAGGTTTCAGATGCGTGGCATGACTCCCAAAGCCGAAAAACTGCTGCCAAAGATTGAGAGAGCAGGCATCAAGGCCTCCCTGAAGGCAGGCCATGTAGTGAGCCGGGAGGAACTGCTGGAGGTGAAGGTGCAATTGATGCCGACGCTGCTGCGGTGGACGCTGGGAGGCTTTTCTGCGGCCTCGGCGTATGGATCCTACATCCAGTTCAATACGGGAAACAGTCTCGCGGCCCTTGGTTTCCTGCTCCTCGCCGTGCTGTTTTTGTTCTTTGCCTGGGTCGGCATTCTCAAGACGCTGGGTCACGTGCTGGAAGGAATGAAGGAAGTAGATTATGCGAATGCAGGAGAACTG from Prosthecobacter sp. SYSU 5D2 encodes:
- the feoB gene encoding ferrous iron transport protein B; the encoded protein is MSAELPLLAIVGNPNSGKTTVFNHLTGLRQKVGNYPGVTVEKKMGECYSQHGKKLRLIDLPGAYSLNARSPDEAVLRDVLLGRQADTPRPDRVIFIADAANLERNLYLLSQVLELGIPTVLVLNMIDIAKSKDWQIDVKKLSEELGVPVVPMQATSGSGYIELKAAMSREDLPLPRWQSAPLPEDIRAALETTRAGLVQTKAVHEKTTLLEPLYLLSDHDPLHAGIRDAQLGQIQKGRETLNAAHPGWEDQLVADRYAQIEKLTQQVLKRPDKELPTLTQKLDAFLLHPIFGGVTVLAFLMFLFYLIFKVAEGPMDWIDTGFGNLGSWVNDMMPPGDLRDLIVQGAIAGVGGVVIFLPQILILFFFIGIMEDTGYMARLAFILDRMMSVVGLNGKAFIPFLSSYACAIPGVMAARTIESPKDRLITILIAPLASCSARIPVYVLLISAFMPDTVSNLAKAGIMVGLYALGTFGAFFFAWVLNKGIMRGANAPMILEMPSYKMPALRSILLLVWQRARVFLVRAGTIIFGISILIWAASTYPKNEALTERAAMLEEQIAAMEEAVGVDEQDQAGNINHSLAKPGPRVDKDSDEVTEIPENPELVKARTELASLSSQHLAQSFAGRAGHFIEPAIAPLGYDWKIGIGLIGSFAAREVFVNTMSVVYAVQAEEDDDLMPVRDRIREERRPDGTPVFTPLVCISLLVFYVFAMQCVSTMAIVKRETGSWGWMWFQLGFMTGTAYLLSLAVYQIGSAMGY
- a CDS encoding FeoA family protein → MHATSTLSKLPVGQSGIIQSMPTGRAGLTRLRELGLTPGAKVTMVRRAPLGEPIEVTVRGSHLAMRNHEAADISITLA
- a CDS encoding PQQ-binding-like beta-propeller repeat protein, with product MKCVFLFLCLTALPCFAADWPMWRYDAGRTAASDEVLPEGLELQWERVESPREQVWDDPLNHDLMPYDRIFEPVVMGGKMFIGYNDRDKVVALDLETGAKVWTFYTGGPVRLPPVCWEGKVYFTSDDGHLYCVKAEDGSKVWSFSAAPSAMKTLGNMRLISAWPARGGPVIKDGKVYFAASIWPFMGTFLYALDANSGEVVWVNDGTGADFIKQPHSAAAFAGVAPQGALVATKDTLLVPGGRSVPAGFDLSTGELRYFHLNDGGKGNGGSFVAAGEKYFYVHTRERGVRVYDLKTGTAGKSTMNEPVIVGDRLYAAKVTEKDDPVVQALGTSEKVLWEVKADGSGDLIQAGGHLYAAGKKTLSAIELPKSDKDKARVAWTLPVEGNVQRLLASNGKLVAVTLDGRIQVYGQGKKTGRLVVEPMSMNMRDAEAEKLAKTLVEKVQDEGGHCLVYGLGSIGLVNALLSTTDMQITVVDPDAEQVELARKAYDESGMLGKRITFHAGDALSFQAPPYFAHGVVVSPEMSELMSRPEMLKAAYASVRPYGGILLWLGEKAPDVSGLEKARVEAVDGQQLIIREGALPGAADWTHQYGDIGNTVKSNDSRVRAPLGVLWFGGSSNMDVLPRHGHGPPEQVVGGRLYIQGMHSFSARDVYTGRVIWQHDFKDLGTFGIYYNETYEDTPLSTAYNQKHIPGANGRGTNYAATEEAVYVAVHGECHMLDSRTGELMKKIPIREEKGDPAQWAFIGVLEDLLIGGDDFAHFSLQLGGVKSRTQAPIEDYSASAGLAVYDRHSGKLLWRVKAKHSFLHNGIVAGNGRIYCLDKLTTHAEGLLKRRGRDLPKDYRIVALDARTGETLWEQEKDLFGTWLGYSAEHDLLLQAGAKASDRLSTEVGDGMIAYHGKNGAVRWQDLEREYTGPCILHNELILTGANSYSKSGGAFNLLTGEDHLVKNPLTGKMEPWRLNRTYGCNTIIASEHLLTYRSGSAGFYDLDSMSGTASLGGFKSGCTSNLVVANGVLNAPDYTRTCSCSYQNQTSLALIHMPEMEMWSYSQFGLDGEQGDRILRAGINFGAPGNRRDPAGTLWLEHPHVGDGNAPQMGVEGVDRVKWFRRHSSQVTAKGEGQTWIAASGLMGEGEIVITPSLRRPKLVKPVKSVKDKDGNEIPAPPVMPEELLKVDYPPKAHTVRLHFSEPDGLAAGGRVFSVKLQGKTVLENFDIAREAGEAGGVIVKEFPGVSMGANLKVTLAAAKGKAPPVLCGVEFVAE
- a CDS encoding 6-bladed beta-propeller, coding for MKTRRHFLAGLTTAAAATFTQTLRAAPDPKKDVVIGHGDHRYKVIKDWVTPGQGRHHPILNCHEMVQVKDGRLFMVGDHWDNQMLVYKPDGTILESWGSAWPGGHGLSLSRENGEEFLFVTDSGLWKSGGSGYRQTGRVVKIDLAGREIFSLSHPMSVGAYEPDQFFNPTETAVAPNGDIYVVDGYGSNFVLRYDHKGKFISRFGGKEGVPEQERLNNAHGIEIDRRQGDDKATVLVTSRADHCFRRFSLEGKYIETIEVPGCKVCRPVISGQELYAGVCWSVDPVRNKLPQNPSGFTVILDAAGQVISAPGGTNPTYEEGKLKPLQQAQPIIDHGHDVCVLGNGDLIVCQWNAFQTYPIKLEKV